From Gottschalkiaceae bacterium SANA:
TTCAGGGTTTCGAAGATGAAAATCCCACCGCTTTCCATTGCTTAATCTGCGGGTGGAGATTCCAGTTTTAACGTGTGCCTTCATCTCATCCATCTTTTCCCCCTACAGCAATGGCGACAATAATCTCGACACTTGCTCTTTAAATCGAATCGTCAGACTTCTGTTCTCATACACTTCCTTCGTCATCTCTAGGCAATCCTTTAAATCCATAACAAATGCGTCTTTCATCTCCTGAGCAATCTCTCGATTATAAAGAAATGCGACCACCTCAAAATTCAATTTGAAAGAACGATAGTCAAAATTAGCCGTTCCACAGGATGAAATTCGCGAATCCACCACCATGGTCTTCGAATGCAAGAATCCCTTTTCATAGGTGTATACACGGCCCCCAGCTTTCAATAATTCGCTGGCCCAGGCCGTTGATGCCCAATAGACAAAGGGATGATCCGGCTTGTTTGGAATCATCAACCGTACATCCACCCCGGAAAATGCTGCAATCCGAAGGGCTTCCAATACAGCCTCATCGGGAATGAAGTAAGGGGTATGAATGTAGACCGATTCTTTTGCCGACTGAATCATCTTGATATAGCCCGATTTTACTTGTTCCCATTCTTCATCGGGACCACTACTCACAATCTGTATGCCACAAACCTTTTCCGAGGAAAGGTAGGGAAAGGTAGTGCCATCCGGTAAAAGGTCTTCTTTGGAAGCGGCACGCCAGTCCAGCATAAATCGCGTTTGCAGTTCATAGACGCTCTCTCCCTGAATACGCAGGGCTGAATCCCGCCAATATCCAAACCTCTTGCTTTTTCCAATATACTCATCGCCAATATTGAATCCGCCAATATAGCCAATTCGTCCATCAATGACTGCAATTTTTCTGTGATTTCGGTAATTGATGCGGGGATTAATCAAACGAAAAGGACTGGAAAAAAAGCGTGCATACTGGCCACCATTTTCCATCAGCACCTTGAATTTACTCTTTCTTAGGGTTCGTCCTCCCAGCTCGTCAAATAGTAAGCGAACGGCTACTCCCTCTTTGGCCTTTTCCTCTAAAATTCCAATCAATTCGTTTCCCAATTGATCGTTGTTCAAAATATAATAGTCCAAATGAATATGGTCGGTTGCAGCCCTCAAATCCGAGAAGAGCGCTTGAAATTTTTCCACTCCATCGGTGAATAACTTAACCTCATTCTGCTCAAAATATAGGGAGTTACTATTGTTCAAATGCAAGAGAATCTGATCTGCATAGTCTTTTGCATTCTCTTCTTCGATGGTCCATTCTCCCATTCTGATGGCTTCTGCCTGTCCTTGATAAAAGGCTTGCAGGGCTTGTTGTTCATTATCCGGCAAATTAAAGATCTTGCGACGAGATAAATTCCGTCCAAAAAAGAAATAAAAAATAAATCCTACACCAGGTAAAAGCATGCTGACCATAATCCAAGCCAAAGCGGATGTCGGATTTTTCCGTTCCGCAAAAATCACAATCACAACAAAGATAAAGTTAATAACGGCATAAAACGCATAGGAACTGGTAAGAAACAAAGGTGATAATGGTGCCAATAAAGTCATACCTCTTCCTCCCAACATTCTGTAATTAAGGTCCCAATCGGATAATCAAAGGGGCCAACTGGTACCTGTTCAATTCTTTGAAAATCATAGCCAAGGGCAATTATTGCCGCATCGTCTTGAAGTTGAGGCAACAGACGATCATAATATCCGCCTCCATAGCCTAATCGATTGCCCGCTCGGTCAAAAGCGAGACCCGGTACAAGTACAAGATCGAGTTCTTCAAGCATTGCAATCTCTCCCCCAGTCAAGGATGGTTCTTGAATTCCGAAGCTGTTTGTCGGTAAATTTCGAAAGTCTTTGCCAATACGAACCGGAACAAGAATTTTTGTTTTCGGTTTCATGACAGGTACATAAACTCGCCGATTCTCTGCAAGCCAATAATCGATTAGACTGCGGGTATCAATCTCATCTCTAAAACTCAAATACACCAGAATCACTTGGGCATCCTTTACAGCTTCTTGCTGCAGCAATGCATGATGGATCTTTTGCGTTTTCTTATCCACTTCAGTTTTCGAAAGCGCTGAACGTCGCTGAATCATTTCTTTTCGTAATTCTGCTTTCATGATTCTTCACCCACAAACCCAATGAATTCTTCTTCGAACATACCCATCCACACGACATCATGATAGGCGCCATTGCGATAGATGGCATCCCTAAGACGCCCCTCAGTTTGAAATCCAATCTTCTCGTATGAGTGAATAGCTCTCTCATTGAATCCGTAGACCGTTAAAGCAATTTTTCGAATATTAATCTGTTGAAATAAAAACTGGCACAAAATACGCATGGCATCGGTCCCGTAACCCTTCCCTTGAAACTCTTCCCTGCCAATCCAAATTCCAACCATGGCAACACGGCTGACCCAACCGATCTTGGGAATCCCACAGCCGCCGATATAAACCCCGTCCAGGGTTTCTATGGCAAAATTATAAGTTTCTCTCATCATGGAATTGCCGTCAATAAAAGTTTGTTCATCTTTTTTTGTAGGTGGAAATGGCGGTCCTGGAAATACAAATTGTCGAACAGTGTCAAAATCGGAAAACATCTCAAGCATGTCATCGATATCTTCGTTTCGAATCGCTCTCAAACGCACCAATTTTCCCTCTAAAGTTTTCATCTGCAAGGCCCCCTTATTCTTTATTATATCTTTTCTGATTTCTCAACAAAAGAAAAAACCGGAATTTCTCCGGTTATTTGATCGGTTTCAAGTCTTCATTTAGCCAGCGAGCATCCTCAACAATCTCTGTTGAGAAAAATCTTCCCTGATCGTCTTCATGCTTTGCCTGATGAAATCGATAGAGCATTCGACCCTCTGCTTGGCCCAAGATTTCAATTTTCCCTCTTGGATGAGACATAATCAACTTAAATCGCTTTGAAAATCCATCCAGATGTGCTTTCGCCTCTTCAACAAGACGACTCGTTTCAGTCATAGATACTTGAAATTGATTTTTGACGGCTTTGACAGGACGACATTGAAAAATGTAGTAGGGATTGACGCCATGATGGATCAGTCTCTTCATCAAGTCTGCAATGATTTTCGGGTCATCGTTGACGCCCTTAAGTAAAACCATTTGATTATTCACCTGAATCCCGCAAGCGAGCAATGCCTCAATTGATGAAATGGCCTCAGCCGTTAATTCCCTTGGGTGGTTAAACTGTGTAACAACCCAAATTGCTTTCTTTTTCCGATAGGTGCGAAGAATGCTCAATAGTTCTAAATCATCGGTAATTCGGGACGGATACACCACGGGTGTCCGAGTCCCAAAGCGAATATAATCAAGGGTTTCCACCTCGGTTAAGGCCGCCAAATATCGCTTGATTTGTTGATTAGAGAGGGCAAATGCATCGCCTCCCGTGATTAATACATTATTGATTTCCTTGTGATTTTGGATGTAATGAACCGTTTCGTTCAGTCTCCGATTGATTTCTTCTTGCGAGGAGCCAACCATTCGCTTTCGAAAGCAATGGCGGCAATACATGTAGCAGACATTTGTCGAGAGAACGAGCGCAGTCGTCTCGTATTTGTGCTGAAGACCTTCAAATTTTGTGTTGGACGCTTCGCCACTTGTATCCAATTCTCCTGCTTCATCTGTCTCCATCAGAGACGGCAGGGATAATTTTCGAATGGGATCCTCAGGATCATCCCAATCGATCAACGAAGAATAATAATCCGTGACACGCATAGGATAGTTTTGAATAACACACGCTAGTTTTTCTCGATCGTCACGACGCAAGGTAGATATATTCGGTATCTGATCGATCCGGGTCATCCAGCCAGAAGGGGTTTCCATTTTCATAATTTGCCTCCTAGACATGAAATTTGACTGGTTCGGTCCTTTTTAGTTTATCACAGAACATGCGTTTCTCAAAATTTTACAAAAGAGTCAATTGTTCGCCTATAAAAGACGATAGATTTTCCGCACTTAGTCCAATCAGTCGAATCGAATCACGAAAAGAAATTTTTTCTACTAAATATATACATGCCTCATAGAATTGTTCTTCCCTCCGTACCGGGTGCTCAAAGGTCATACGCTTTGTCGTCACCTGAAAGTCATCGTATTTAATCTTGACTGTCACCGTTTTCGCAGATAACCCCTTGCGCTTCAGATCCTGCTCCAGTCGATATGAAAAGTATTTTAAATAAGACAAGACTTCATGTTTTGTTTTCACAGAAGTCTCAAAGGTCCGTTCATGACCAATAGACTTTCGTTGATGCTCATAACTTAACTCGCGAACATCAATGCCTCGAATGCGGTCATAAAACAAGGATCCATTTTTCCCAAAAAATAAATCCATTTCTTTTCTTTTAAGCCTTCTTAAGTCAGCAACCGTTCGAAGGCCAATTCGATTTAACTTCTCAACCGTCTTTTTTCCGATACCGTGAATGCGGGATACCGGCAGCGGCGCCAGCAGACTTTGAGCTTCTTCCTGGGTGATCCACTTTAATCCATCGGGCTTGAGCCAATCTGAAGCCAACTTGGCGAGAAATTTGTTGCTACTGATTCCAACAGAAATTGTCAGTCCCGTTTCCTCTTTAATGCGATCCTTGATTTGCCAAGCAAGACTGATTGGATCAGCCCTTGTTCCGGTAAAGTCCAAATAGGCTTCATCAATGGAGACTGGTTCAACCTTTTCTGTAAAGGTTCTAAGGATTTCAAACACCGCTTTTGAGCACTCACTATAGCGATGCATATTCCCCCGCAAAAAGATACAGTCTGGACATAGTTTCCGTGCCATTACAGAAGACATAGCGGAATGCACACCAAATTTACGGGCTTCATAGGAACATGTTGCAACAACGCCCCGTTCGCTTACCCCACCAATAACAACGGGCAACCCCCTATATTCGGGGTGATCTAATTGTTCAACAGATGCGAAAAACGCATCCATATCTACATGAAATATTAATCGCTCCATCTTGCCCTCCTTCTTTTAGTTTACCAAACATTTGTTCTGGATTCCAGCATGAAAAAATCCTGCCAGGGAACGTTTCGTCCACCAGCAGGATTAATCACTCTGTTTATAAATTTACAAGCAATCTGCACCTCGTTGCAAGGCTTCCTCATTCATTGGAATCAATTTTTCTTTGGCTCCAGTAAAGAGTTTATGGAAGGTTTCAATAATCGATTCATCTTTTACGGGATGCATAGCCTTCAAATAAGCACCCAGCATAACCATATTCGCCACTTTCAAATTTCCCAATTCGTTGGCAATTTGATTGGCAGGCACATAATAGGCATGAACATCATCTCGTTCTACCTTTCGTTCAATCAATGAAGAGTTGACGAAAATCACACCGCCCGCTACTACGTCTTCCTCGAATTTCACTAAGGAAGGAAGATTCATAGCAATCAAACAGGTTGCATCGTTGGTAATTACAGGCGATCCAATAAGTGCATCGGAAACAATCACGCTACAGTTCGCCGTTCCACCACGCATTTCAGGTCCGTAAGAAGGAAGCCAAGAAACCTCTTTTCCCTCAATCATTCCTGCATAGGTCAATAGTTTTCCCATGGACATGACACCTTGTCCGCCAAATCCTGCAAATATCGCTCTCTCTAGCATTACACTTCCTCCTTTGGTGATTTAAAGTTCCCCAACGGATAATATGGAATCATGTTTTTCTCTAGCCAGTTCAAAGATTCCACTGGTGTTAATCCCCAGTTTGTCGGACAGGTCGATAAAACTTCAACAATTCCGAATCCCAAGCCTTGAAGTTGTACCTCAAAAGCTTTTTTTATCGCTTTTTTTGCTTTTCGAATGTTTGCAGGCGTATTGACTGCGACACGTTCAACAAAAACCGCTCCATCAATGGTTGCCAGCATCTCGGACATCCGTATTGGATTTCCGCAAAGAGCTGCATCTCGGCCATATGGAGCCGTTGTCGCTTTTTGTCCCACAAGGGTAGTTGGTGCCATCTGTCCTCCGGTCATTCCATAAATAGCGTTATTCACGAAGATTGTTGTAATTTTTTCTCCACGATGAGCCACATGAACGATTTCGGCAGTTCCGATCGATGCCAAGTCACCATCGCCCTGATAGGTAAATACCGGATGATCCGGATGTACACGCTTGATTCCTGTCGCTACTGCCGGCGCACGACCGTGGGCAGCTTCATGCATATCACAATTAAAGAAATCATATGCAAAAACAGAACAACCAACTGGTGCAACACCAATCACTTCATCCAGCAAGTTTAGCTCTTCTAAACACTCCGCAACCAGACGGTGGATGATACCATGGGTACAACCTGGACAATAGCTAAACGGTTTATCTGTCAATCCCTTTGTTTTTTGAAATACGACATCCATCTTACGCCCTCCCCAAAATTGATTTAATTTTTTCAGCAACGCCTTTTGGTGTAGGGATCATGCCGCCGCATCTTCCGTAGAATTCAACCGGACGTTTCCCCTCAACTGAAATTTTTACATCATCGATCATCTGACCCAAACTCATTTCCACTGTTAAATAGGCCTTGGTTTTTTCAGAAACCTCTTCAAAAGCCGCTTCTGGGAATGGCCACAGGGTAATCGGACGAATCAAGCCAACTTCAATGCCGTCCTTTTTACAAATTTCAATCGCATTTTTCACAATTCTAGCGGTTGTGCCGTAGGCAACGCAAACCACTTCAGCTTCTTCCGTATTAAAGGTTTCAACACGAACCTCGTTCTTCTTCATCAAAGCAAATTTTTCTTCAAGATGATGGTTATGCTCTTCCAATACTTGGGGATCAATAAATAAAGAATTAATAATATTTGGCTTTCTCTTTCCCTTGGTTCCATTAGTTGCCCATGGTTTTTCAACCTTTAATGGCTCACGTTCAAAAAATTCAACAGGTTCCATCATTTGACCGATCATTCCATCTCCAAGAACCATAACTGGTGTTCGATATTTATCTGCCACATCAAAGGCTTCCTGCATCAAATCTACAGTTTCCTGAATGCTGGCTGGTGCATAGACTGGATGGTAATAGTCTCCATTTCCGCCGCCACGAGTGGATTGATAGTAATCCGATTGCGCTGGTTGAATGCTCCCAAGACCCGGTCCTCCACGCATAATATTTACGATTACACAAGGTAATTCTGCTCCTGCAATGTAAGAAATGCCTTCTTGTTTTAATGCAATTCCCGGAGAAGAGGAAGATGTCATAACACGAGCACCGCATCCGGCAGCACCGTAAACCATATTAATTGCCGCAACCTCGCTCTCGGCCTGAACGAATACGCCACCAACCTTTGGCAATTCACGCGCCATATATTCCGGTACTTCATTTTGTGGGGTAATGGGATATCCAAAGAAGTATTTACAGCCAGCTTTAATTGCCGCCGCTCCGATCGCTTCGTTTCCCTTCATTAAAACTTTTGCCATGTCTATCCTCCTATTTTCCTACCGTTCGGTAAACTGTAATTGCCGTATCCGGACAAATGGTCGCGCAATTTGCACAGCCGATACATTTCTCCGGTTCAACAGCCATCGCGGGATGATATCCCTTGCTGTTGATCTTCGTCGTATCAAGAGCTAGGATCTTGACCGGGCATACCGAAATACAAAGTCCACATCCCTTGCATGCATCCGTATCAAAAACAACTTTTCCTTTTGCTTTACCCATGCTTCTTCCTCCTTTATAGCATCCATTGTTCACGCAAATATAATTGAAGCGGAAAAATTTCCCCTTCGATATCAACTGGCAATTCGCTTGCAACTGTTTCCAAGCAAGATACAAAACGAATTGGAATGTTTGTTTCCTTAGACAACGCTTGGGTAAGTTTTTGTCCGACTAATACATCTTCAAGCTTGGTACTTTTCATTAAGTGCGTGTTATTAATCAGTCCCGTCACCCTTTGTCGAGCTGTATCTTCAATTCTCCGAAGATAAGACAAGGCACCTGGAAGATCTGCCGTTTCCGGCCGATAAGCGTTCACCACAAAAAATACATCGATCGGCTCATCTTGAAGATCCTTGTAAAATCGACTCAATACCCGTGCGCCTACGGGATCTCCACCCAAATCAATGACGGCTTCATAATCCTTTTGATGCAAGGGTTTCAAAATTGATGCCGACACTGCCGGCACATCAATTGCAGAACCTTTAACAGAGCTAGAAATCACTTCGACTCCTAGTTTCTGCAACTCTTCTTCTTTTTCACGTGGCCGAAAATAAGGATTAACGATATCTAAATCCACCAGACAAACTTTTTTACCTTGCTTGGCTAATGCAACCGCATAATTCACGGCAAACTCGGACTTTCCGCTTCCATAATGCCCGGTGATCACTCGGATTCTACGATCACTCATAGGTCTTCGCCTCTTCCATATGATGAAGTACGCGTAAGGCTCCATCTGCCAAGGCTTTCAACTCGTCTTCCCCAGGGAAAACAAAAATTGGTGCGATAAATTTAGTTCGCTTTTCGATCCATGAAACAAATCGATCATTATAGGCAATCCCCCCCGTAATGACGACGCCATCAACTTTTCCCTCTAAAACTGTCGCCATGGCACCTACCGATTTGGAAACCTGATAGGCCATTGCCTTCAGAACTTCTTCTGCTCGCTTGTCACCCTTATCGATTTTTTCAACGACTTCTCTTACGTCATTCGTACCTAAATGTGCAACGAGTCCACCTTTCCCTGCAATTTGCTTTTGCAAAGCCTTGGGACCTACAACTTCGGTCAGGTTCATAACCTCCCGTGCAGGTAAAGCTCCGGAACGCTCTGGCGTCATCGGTCCTTCTCCATCCAATCCGTTGGTTAC
This genomic window contains:
- the cls gene encoding cardiolipin synthase, which translates into the protein MTLLAPLSPLFLTSSYAFYAVINFIFVVIVIFAERKNPTSALAWIMVSMLLPGVGFIFYFFFGRNLSRRKIFNLPDNEQQALQAFYQGQAEAIRMGEWTIEEENAKDYADQILLHLNNSNSLYFEQNEVKLFTDGVEKFQALFSDLRAATDHIHLDYYILNNDQLGNELIGILEEKAKEGVAVRLLFDELGGRTLRKSKFKVLMENGGQYARFFSSPFRLINPRINYRNHRKIAVIDGRIGYIGGFNIGDEYIGKSKRFGYWRDSALRIQGESVYELQTRFMLDWRAASKEDLLPDGTTFPYLSSEKVCGIQIVSSGPDEEWEQVKSGYIKMIQSAKESVYIHTPYFIPDEAVLEALRIAAFSGVDVRLMIPNKPDHPFVYWASTAWASELLKAGGRVYTYEKGFLHSKTMVVDSRISSCGTANFDYRSFKLNFEVVAFLYNREIAQEMKDAFVMDLKDCLEMTKEVYENRSLTIRFKEQVSRLLSPLL
- a CDS encoding 5-formyltetrahydrofolate cyclo-ligase; its protein translation is MKAELRKEMIQRRSALSKTEVDKKTQKIHHALLQQEAVKDAQVILVYLSFRDEIDTRSLIDYWLAENRRVYVPVMKPKTKILVPVRIGKDFRNLPTNSFGIQEPSLTGGEIAMLEELDLVLVPGLAFDRAGNRLGYGGGYYDRLLPQLQDDAAIIALGYDFQRIEQVPVGPFDYPIGTLITECWEEEV
- a CDS encoding GNAT family protein produces the protein MKTLEGKLVRLRAIRNEDIDDMLEMFSDFDTVRQFVFPGPPFPPTKKDEQTFIDGNSMMRETYNFAIETLDGVYIGGCGIPKIGWVSRVAMVGIWIGREEFQGKGYGTDAMRILCQFLFQQINIRKIALTVYGFNERAIHSYEKIGFQTEGRLRDAIYRNGAYHDVVWMGMFEEEFIGFVGEES
- a CDS encoding KamA family radical SAM protein is translated as MKMETPSGWMTRIDQIPNISTLRRDDREKLACVIQNYPMRVTDYYSSLIDWDDPEDPIRKLSLPSLMETDEAGELDTSGEASNTKFEGLQHKYETTALVLSTNVCYMYCRHCFRKRMVGSSQEEINRRLNETVHYIQNHKEINNVLITGGDAFALSNQQIKRYLAALTEVETLDYIRFGTRTPVVYPSRITDDLELLSILRTYRKKKAIWVVTQFNHPRELTAEAISSIEALLACGIQVNNQMVLLKGVNDDPKIIADLMKRLIHHGVNPYYIFQCRPVKAVKNQFQVSMTETSRLVEEAKAHLDGFSKRFKLIMSHPRGKIEILGQAEGRMLYRFHQAKHEDDQGRFFSTEIVEDARWLNEDLKPIK
- a CDS encoding DNA polymerase IV, with the protein product MERLIFHVDMDAFFASVEQLDHPEYRGLPVVIGGVSERGVVATCSYEARKFGVHSAMSSVMARKLCPDCIFLRGNMHRYSECSKAVFEILRTFTEKVEPVSIDEAYLDFTGTRADPISLAWQIKDRIKEETGLTISVGISSNKFLAKLASDWLKPDGLKWITQEEAQSLLAPLPVSRIHGIGKKTVEKLNRIGLRTVADLRRLKRKEMDLFFGKNGSLFYDRIRGIDVRELSYEHQRKSIGHERTFETSVKTKHEVLSYLKYFSYRLEQDLKRKGLSAKTVTVKIKYDDFQVTTKRMTFEHPVRREEQFYEACIYLVEKISFRDSIRLIGLSAENLSSFIGEQLTLL
- a CDS encoding 2-oxoacid:acceptor oxidoreductase family protein, producing the protein MLERAIFAGFGGQGVMSMGKLLTYAGMIEGKEVSWLPSYGPEMRGGTANCSVIVSDALIGSPVITNDATCLIAMNLPSLVKFEEDVVAGGVIFVNSSLIERKVERDDVHAYYVPANQIANELGNLKVANMVMLGAYLKAMHPVKDESIIETFHKLFTGAKEKLIPMNEEALQRGADCL
- a CDS encoding thiamine pyrophosphate-dependent enzyme, whose amino-acid sequence is MDVVFQKTKGLTDKPFSYCPGCTHGIIHRLVAECLEELNLLDEVIGVAPVGCSVFAYDFFNCDMHEAAHGRAPAVATGIKRVHPDHPVFTYQGDGDLASIGTAEIVHVAHRGEKITTIFVNNAIYGMTGGQMAPTTLVGQKATTAPYGRDAALCGNPIRMSEMLATIDGAVFVERVAVNTPANIRKAKKAIKKAFEVQLQGLGFGIVEVLSTCPTNWGLTPVESLNWLEKNMIPYYPLGNFKSPKEEV
- a CDS encoding 3-methyl-2-oxobutanoate dehydrogenase subunit VorB — protein: MAKVLMKGNEAIGAAAIKAGCKYFFGYPITPQNEVPEYMARELPKVGGVFVQAESEVAAINMVYGAAGCGARVMTSSSSPGIALKQEGISYIAGAELPCVIVNIMRGGPGLGSIQPAQSDYYQSTRGGGNGDYYHPVYAPASIQETVDLMQEAFDVADKYRTPVMVLGDGMIGQMMEPVEFFEREPLKVEKPWATNGTKGKRKPNIINSLFIDPQVLEEHNHHLEEKFALMKKNEVRVETFNTEEAEVVCVAYGTTARIVKNAIEICKKDGIEVGLIRPITLWPFPEAAFEEVSEKTKAYLTVEMSLGQMIDDVKISVEGKRPVEFYGRCGGMIPTPKGVAEKIKSILGRA
- a CDS encoding 4Fe-4S binding protein; amino-acid sequence: MGKAKGKVVFDTDACKGCGLCISVCPVKILALDTTKINSKGYHPAMAVEPEKCIGCANCATICPDTAITVYRTVGK